The Natronomonas salsuginis genome includes a region encoding these proteins:
- a CDS encoding AzlD domain-containing protein: MSLSAGAGGYGSAAIWFVIVVLALATYAIRLSFIYLFGRLESVPEVVERVLRLVPAAVLAALAIPAIVTIEPSLSATVLDERIAAGTVAVVVAWRTENVFATIASGIGTLWLLRVVVV; this comes from the coding sequence ATGAGCCTGAGCGCCGGCGCGGGCGGCTACGGTTCGGCGGCCATCTGGTTCGTCATCGTCGTTCTCGCCCTCGCGACCTACGCGATCCGGCTCTCGTTCATCTACCTGTTCGGTCGGCTCGAATCGGTCCCCGAGGTCGTCGAACGCGTGCTCCGATTGGTCCCGGCGGCCGTTCTCGCAGCGCTGGCTATTCCGGCGATCGTCACGATCGAGCCGTCGCTTTCGGCGACCGTGCTCGACGAACGGATCGCCGCCGGGACCGTCGCCGTCGTCGTCGCGTGGCGGACCGAGAACGTGTTCGCGACGATCGCGAGCGGGATAGGGACGCTGTGGTTGCTCCGCGTCGTCGTCGTGTAG
- a CDS encoding AzlC family ABC transporter permease, which translates to MIDIHPDLRAGIRDSVPFYLGIVPFAMITGIAAIEAGLSPVQAVVMSVIVFAGASQIAAFELLSNSAPLLVVIGTAVVVNLRMLMYSASIAPHFTRYSRRVRAALAHLLVDQVYAMSIAEFSRDDSRDRLRYYAGLGLASWVVWSVGTAAGVLVGTGVPPELELSFAIPLVFIALLVPSLKDPPTIVAAIVSGAGALLAAGVPFNLGLFVGTVSGIAIGLAVEAWGNR; encoded by the coding sequence ATGATCGACATCCATCCGGATCTCCGCGCCGGTATTCGCGATTCGGTCCCGTTTTACCTCGGGATTGTCCCGTTCGCGATGATCACCGGAATCGCCGCCATCGAGGCCGGCCTCTCCCCCGTGCAGGCGGTCGTGATGTCTGTCATCGTCTTCGCGGGCGCGTCCCAGATCGCCGCGTTCGAACTGCTCAGTAATTCGGCCCCGCTGCTCGTCGTGATCGGCACCGCCGTCGTGGTCAACCTCCGGATGCTCATGTACTCCGCCTCGATTGCGCCGCATTTCACCCGGTACAGCCGGCGCGTCCGAGCGGCGCTGGCGCACCTGCTCGTCGATCAGGTGTACGCGATGTCGATCGCAGAGTTCTCGCGCGACGACTCGCGCGACCGACTCCGGTACTACGCCGGACTCGGGCTCGCCTCCTGGGTCGTCTGGTCGGTGGGGACCGCCGCCGGTGTCCTCGTCGGGACGGGCGTGCCACCGGAACTCGAACTCTCGTTCGCCATCCCGCTCGTATTTATCGCGTTGCTCGTCCCGTCGCTGAAGGATCCTCCGACGATCGTCGCGGCCATCGTCTCCGGCGCGGGCGCGCTGCTCGCGGCCGGCGTCCCGTTCAACCTCGGGCTCTTCGTCGGCACTGTCTCCGGGATCGCCATCGGCCTCGCCGTCGAGGCGTGGGGGAACCGATGA
- a CDS encoding twin-arginine translocase subunit TatC: MSSAVDDDVVRTVSEGRAHLGALLRTAQKHLQKVFIVFVIGFLGTFTVLRLYIWDILKRDLNAHPDIVVVAITPFEVILLQAKIGLVAGLIIMFPALAYFGRDSLKQRGRWPENLPRWKGAAFALISATLFLGGVAYAYNLFFPIMFAFLADNAVGAGFQPTYSISMWAQFIFLLSLSFGLAAQLPLFMSTLSYTEIVPYETFRDKWKYAVVAIFVFGALFSPPDPFTQIMWAVPLVVLYGASLYVSKIVVTTKRSSDSIDLRGTARDRWNVLLGLFVVGLALVYAFYTYGGYLAVNDVLASAGSSYRFLAPGAGIGLAETTYIAVVGSLYGLGFGLVGFAYFVYDGLEAPAASVVGVDPEDIDVAELDLDGIRSAPDAVFDAMEESEAVALAGRAMDDEDVDRAQAILDRFDAVDTDAEGDEAEATKTAESDDAESTAPTAETGGTAETEEIDDSRIMAARGAGILGAFSEDEIDEDDIGGYAYDLKFVFDSITSKSFRLVGLFMAIMAGTFFVLYQGGIGRLHEQFVRGMPSEFAAEQVSIVTLHPVEALIFMIKVAVIFGLAAVVPLLMYYAWPALKERGVARGDRRVLLLWGGSLLTSMALGSLLGFLYVAPSVISWLATDVLRAEMVIAYRISNYGWLVFFLTVGIGILVMVPVTMLLFHRGGIVPYAAMRGRWREVSIAVLAAGAFLSPRGVFTMFLLGLPVIATYGLGLGLLWLYTLGGRRVPEATEPAD, encoded by the coding sequence GTGTCTAGCGCCGTAGACGACGATGTCGTCCGGACGGTCTCGGAGGGTCGCGCACACCTCGGCGCGCTGCTTCGAACCGCACAGAAGCATCTCCAGAAGGTGTTCATCGTCTTCGTGATCGGCTTCCTCGGGACGTTCACCGTATTGCGGCTCTACATCTGGGATATCCTCAAGCGGGATCTCAACGCCCACCCGGACATCGTCGTCGTCGCCATCACGCCCTTCGAGGTCATCCTCCTGCAGGCGAAGATCGGACTGGTCGCCGGGCTCATCATCATGTTCCCAGCGCTCGCGTACTTCGGCCGCGATTCGCTGAAACAGCGCGGGCGCTGGCCGGAGAACCTCCCGCGATGGAAGGGGGCCGCGTTCGCGCTGATCAGCGCGACGCTCTTTCTCGGCGGCGTCGCCTACGCCTACAACCTGTTCTTCCCAATCATGTTCGCGTTTCTCGCGGACAACGCCGTCGGAGCGGGCTTTCAGCCGACCTACTCGATCTCGATGTGGGCGCAGTTCATCTTCCTTCTCTCTCTGTCCTTTGGACTCGCTGCGCAGCTGCCGCTGTTCATGAGCACGCTCTCGTACACGGAGATCGTTCCCTACGAGACGTTCCGCGACAAGTGGAAGTACGCGGTCGTCGCAATCTTCGTCTTCGGCGCGCTGTTTTCGCCGCCAGATCCCTTCACGCAGATCATGTGGGCGGTGCCGCTGGTCGTGCTGTACGGGGCCTCTCTCTACGTGAGCAAGATCGTCGTGACGACGAAACGATCGAGCGACTCGATCGATCTGCGGGGGACGGCGCGCGACCGGTGGAACGTCCTCCTCGGGCTGTTCGTGGTGGGACTCGCCCTCGTGTACGCCTTCTATACCTACGGCGGCTACCTCGCTGTCAACGACGTCCTCGCGTCCGCCGGGTCCAGTTATCGGTTCCTCGCGCCGGGCGCGGGGATCGGACTGGCCGAAACGACGTACATCGCCGTCGTCGGATCGCTCTACGGACTCGGCTTCGGGCTCGTCGGATTCGCTTACTTCGTCTACGACGGGCTCGAAGCGCCCGCGGCAAGCGTCGTGGGCGTCGATCCCGAAGATATCGACGTGGCGGAGCTCGACCTCGACGGCATCCGGTCGGCCCCGGACGCGGTGTTCGATGCGATGGAGGAGTCCGAGGCAGTCGCCCTCGCCGGACGGGCGATGGACGATGAGGATGTCGACCGTGCGCAGGCGATCCTCGATCGGTTCGACGCGGTCGACACCGACGCGGAGGGCGACGAGGCCGAAGCGACCAAAACAGCCGAATCTGACGACGCCGAATCGACCGCCCCCACGGCCGAAACCGGCGGAACGGCCGAAACTGAGGAGATCGACGACAGCCGGATCATGGCGGCCCGCGGGGCAGGCATCCTGGGCGCGTTCAGCGAGGACGAGATCGACGAGGACGACATCGGCGGCTACGCCTACGATCTCAAGTTCGTCTTCGATAGCATCACCTCGAAATCGTTCCGACTGGTCGGACTGTTCATGGCCATCATGGCCGGGACGTTCTTCGTGCTGTATCAGGGCGGGATCGGCCGTCTCCACGAGCAGTTCGTGCGCGGCATGCCCTCCGAGTTCGCCGCCGAACAGGTGTCGATCGTCACGCTCCATCCGGTCGAGGCGCTCATCTTCATGATCAAGGTCGCCGTGATCTTCGGCCTCGCCGCCGTCGTGCCGCTGCTCATGTACTACGCGTGGCCGGCCCTGAAAGAGCGCGGCGTGGCCCGCGGCGATCGGCGCGTCCTCTTGCTGTGGGGCGGCAGCCTCCTGACCTCGATGGCGCTCGGGAGCCTGTTGGGCTTCCTCTACGTCGCCCCCTCGGTCATCTCGTGGCTCGCGACGGACGTGTTGCGCGCCGAGATGGTGATCGCCTACCGGATCAGCAACTACGGCTGGCTGGTGTTTTTCCTGACCGTCGGGATCGGGATCCTCGTCATGGTGCCCGTCACGATGCTTCTCTTTCACCGCGGCGGGATCGTCCCCTACGCGGCGATGCGCGGCCGGTGGCGGGAGGTCTCGATCGCCGTGCTCGCGGCGGGGGCCTTCCTGTCGCCGCGGGGAGTCTTCACCATGTTCCTGCTCGGCCTGCCGGTGATCGCCACCTACGGCCTCGGCCTCGGATTGCTGTGGCTCTACACGCTCGGCGGTCGGCGGGTGCCGGAAGCGACCGAGCCGGCCGACTGA
- a CDS encoding NAD(P)/FAD-dependent oxidoreductase has product MAETNADVLVVGGGPAGLSAALFARKNGLETICFDTDGTWMHKAHLFNYLGVDSIDGSAFMTAARSQVDSFGVERVEAEVTDVSEADDGFAVEADGEEYTASYVVLATGANRDLADSLGCAFDDEIVDVDVTMETSVENAYATGAMVRAEEWQAIISAGDGAAAALNILSKEKGEHYHDFDVPADADAVFGGMAEE; this is encoded by the coding sequence ATGGCTGAAACCAACGCCGACGTGCTCGTCGTCGGGGGCGGCCCCGCCGGACTGAGTGCGGCTCTCTTCGCGCGGAAGAACGGACTGGAGACGATCTGCTTCGACACCGACGGGACGTGGATGCACAAAGCGCACCTGTTCAACTACCTCGGCGTTGACTCGATCGACGGCTCAGCGTTCATGACGGCCGCTCGATCGCAGGTCGACAGTTTCGGCGTCGAGCGCGTCGAGGCCGAGGTGACCGACGTATCAGAGGCCGACGACGGCTTCGCGGTCGAGGCCGACGGCGAGGAGTACACCGCGTCCTACGTCGTGTTGGCGACCGGCGCGAACCGCGACCTCGCCGACTCGCTCGGCTGTGCGTTCGACGACGAGATCGTCGACGTGGACGTGACGATGGAGACGAGCGTCGAGAACGCCTACGCGACGGGTGCGATGGTCCGAGCCGAGGAGTGGCAGGCGATCATCTCCGCCGGCGACGGTGCCGCGGCGGCGCTGAACATCCTCTCGAAGGAGAAGGGCGAACACTATCACGACTTCGACGTGCCCGCCGACGCCGACGCGGTCTTCGGCGGGATGGCCGAGGAGTAG
- a CDS encoding cysteine hydrolase family protein: MKLDPEETAVVVVDMQNGFCHPDGSLYAPGSEAAIDPCAELVSAAREAGASVVFTRDVHPPEQFEANHYYDEFDRWGEHVVEGSWEAEIVEDLDPDAADLVVEKHTYDAFYQTGLEGWLERHGVDDLVICGTLANVCVLHTAASAGLRDYRPILLEDAVGAIEEDHREYALEHAKWLFGEVHSRSEIEFR, from the coding sequence ATGAAGCTCGATCCCGAGGAGACCGCGGTCGTGGTCGTCGACATGCAGAACGGCTTCTGTCATCCCGACGGCTCGCTGTACGCGCCGGGGAGCGAGGCGGCGATCGACCCCTGCGCCGAGTTGGTCTCGGCGGCCCGCGAGGCCGGCGCGTCCGTCGTCTTCACCCGCGATGTGCACCCGCCCGAGCAGTTCGAGGCAAACCACTACTACGACGAGTTCGACCGCTGGGGTGAGCACGTCGTCGAGGGCTCGTGGGAGGCCGAGATCGTCGAGGATCTCGACCCCGATGCGGCCGACCTCGTCGTCGAGAAACACACCTACGACGCCTTTTATCAGACGGGGCTGGAGGGGTGGCTCGAACGCCACGGCGTCGACGACCTCGTGATCTGCGGGACGCTCGCGAACGTCTGCGTCCTCCACACCGCCGCGTCCGCCGGGTTGCGGGATTACCGGCCGATTCTGCTCGAAGACGCCGTCGGCGCGATCGAGGAGGATCACCGCGAGTACGCGCTCGAACACGCCAAGTGGCTCTTCGGCGAAGTGCACTCGCGGTCGGAGATCGAGTTCCGGTAA
- a CDS encoding DUF6159 family protein: protein MALRARSNGVGFVDRLKTGWTLTKDSVGVIREYPKLLVFPLLAAVASVFFLVFLFLPLVLADVIGGGLEYVVLFVLYFLTTFVSTYFAAALVYAANETFHGREPEIRSSMRAINGRLGPIAVWAVISATVSVLLRTLEDADNPVASILRSLFALGWSIMTFFIVPVLVFEDVSATEMFERSGETFRDTWGETLGAGFGITAIVAVLGVVLVLAALVVSAPLVAAFQGAGVALAIVLVALALVFTYLISQTVWGIAKTALYVYAAEGTTPSQFENFDFQTLGGRTERRATPGSRSDRRPGESFVE, encoded by the coding sequence ATGGCACTACGTGCGCGATCGAACGGGGTGGGATTCGTCGATCGGCTCAAGACGGGGTGGACGCTGACGAAAGACAGCGTCGGCGTGATTCGTGAGTACCCGAAACTGCTCGTCTTTCCCCTGTTGGCGGCCGTCGCGAGCGTCTTCTTTCTCGTGTTCCTGTTCCTCCCGCTGGTGCTCGCCGACGTCATCGGCGGCGGGCTCGAGTACGTCGTCCTGTTCGTGCTGTACTTCCTGACGACGTTTGTCAGCACCTACTTCGCCGCCGCGCTCGTGTACGCGGCCAACGAGACGTTCCACGGTCGAGAGCCCGAAATCCGATCGAGCATGCGCGCGATCAACGGCCGACTCGGACCGATCGCGGTCTGGGCCGTGATCTCCGCGACGGTCAGCGTCCTCCTTCGGACGCTCGAAGACGCCGACAATCCCGTCGCCTCGATCCTGCGGTCGCTGTTCGCGCTCGGTTGGTCGATCATGACGTTCTTTATCGTTCCGGTCCTCGTCTTCGAGGACGTCTCGGCGACGGAGATGTTCGAGCGAAGCGGTGAGACGTTCAGGGACACGTGGGGCGAGACGCTGGGGGCCGGCTTCGGCATCACGGCGATCGTGGCGGTGCTCGGCGTCGTCCTCGTCCTCGCCGCGCTCGTCGTCTCCGCTCCGCTGGTCGCGGCGTTTCAGGGCGCGGGGGTCGCCCTCGCGATCGTCCTCGTCGCGCTCGCGTTGGTGTTCACGTATCTGATCAGCCAGACTGTCTGGGGAATCGCAAAGACCGCGCTGTACGTGTACGCTGCCGAGGGGACCACACCGTCGCAGTTCGAGAACTTCGACTTCCAGACGCTCGGCGGCCGTACCGAGCGCAGGGCGACGCCCGGGTCGCGGTCGGATCGCAGACCCGGCGAGTCGTTCGTCGAGTGA
- the aspS gene encoding aspartate--tRNA(Asn) ligase, whose protein sequence is MDDRTYTAEATPGETVTVAGWVHEIRDLGGIAFLILRDTTGRIQVKFEKDEMDDELVEMGLGVSRESVVAVTGDVKEEPRAPTDVEVVPESVEVLSRADTELPLDPTGKVDAELSTRLDNRTLDLRREAGQAIFSIRSEVQAAVREAFREADATEINTPKIVATGTEGGTELFPITYFGREAFMNQSPQLFKQLIAGSNLERVFEIGPIFRAEEHNTPRHLNEATSIDFEGAFCDHNDAMDVCESVVVAAYEAVAENCAEELDALGLDEFEVPDTPFPRISYEEAIERINATGELDEQLVWGDDLPTEGEKALGNDVGGHYFITDWPAEIKPFYIMDHDDDETLSTGFDMMHPRMELVSGGQREHRREELIAGFEAQGLDPEAFEYYTKMFKYGMPPHAGWGLGAERLIMTMLDLDNIREAVLFPRDRQRLSP, encoded by the coding sequence ATGGACGATCGAACGTACACGGCGGAGGCGACGCCCGGCGAGACGGTAACCGTTGCCGGTTGGGTCCACGAGATCCGCGATCTGGGCGGCATCGCCTTCCTCATCCTGCGCGACACGACCGGACGCATTCAGGTCAAATTCGAGAAGGACGAGATGGACGACGAACTGGTCGAGATGGGGCTCGGCGTCTCCCGGGAGTCAGTCGTCGCGGTGACCGGCGACGTGAAAGAGGAGCCGCGCGCGCCGACCGACGTCGAGGTCGTCCCCGAGTCCGTCGAGGTGCTGTCGCGGGCCGATACCGAACTCCCCCTCGATCCGACCGGGAAGGTCGACGCCGAGCTCTCGACGCGGCTCGACAACCGGACGCTCGACCTCCGCCGGGAGGCAGGACAGGCGATCTTCTCGATTCGAAGCGAGGTCCAAGCCGCGGTCCGAGAGGCGTTCCGCGAGGCCGACGCGACCGAGATCAACACGCCGAAGATCGTCGCCACCGGGACTGAAGGGGGCACGGAGCTGTTCCCGATCACCTACTTCGGCCGCGAGGCGTTCATGAACCAGAGCCCCCAGCTGTTCAAACAGCTCATCGCGGGCTCGAACCTCGAGCGCGTCTTCGAGATCGGTCCGATCTTCCGCGCCGAAGAACACAACACGCCCCGGCACCTCAACGAGGCGACCTCGATCGACTTCGAGGGGGCCTTCTGCGACCACAACGACGCGATGGACGTCTGCGAGTCGGTCGTCGTCGCCGCCTACGAGGCCGTCGCGGAGAACTGCGCCGAGGAACTCGATGCGCTCGGACTCGACGAGTTCGAGGTGCCCGACACGCCTTTCCCGCGCATCAGCTACGAGGAGGCCATCGAGCGCATCAACGCGACCGGCGAGCTCGACGAGCAGCTCGTGTGGGGCGACGACCTGCCGACCGAGGGCGAGAAGGCGCTCGGAAACGACGTCGGCGGTCACTACTTCATCACCGACTGGCCGGCCGAGATCAAGCCGTTCTACATCATGGACCACGACGACGACGAGACGCTGTCGACGGGGTTCGACATGATGCACCCGCGAATGGAGCTCGTCTCGGGCGGCCAGCGCGAACACCGCCGCGAGGAGCTCATCGCGGGCTTCGAGGCGCAGGGACTGGACCCCGAGGCGTTCGAGTACTACACGAAGATGTTTAAATACGGGATGCCGCCGCACGCCGGCTGGGGACTCGGTGCCGAGCGGCTCATCATGACGATGCTCGATCTGGACAACATCCGCGAGGCTGTATTGTTCCCGCGTGACCGGCAACGGCTCTCGCCGTAA
- a CDS encoding ArsA family ATPase, whose protein sequence is MTELTVEAVDSLDAAGLPAGVDAPEYVLYGGKGGVGKTTCAAATGLASARGGTSTLVVSTDPAHSLSDTLETEIPSEPGRIDDEIPLFAVEIDPESAGGPFAPDDGAFDEDAWDDDAASDVGLGGLESLLGEGSHPLAGGAMPGADEAAAMSLLIEYLDDPRFERVVVDTAPTGHTLRLLELPDVMDSMLGRLLSLRESLSGVMGSVSGLFGGGDDDAAASANLDELSAKIERLRTALEDPSRTDFRVVMVPEKMSVVESERLVGRLEEFGIPVRTVVVNRVSEDLTSVTGLDADWFVAPETEHCEFCRRRWEVQRDALARAHELFRGREVKRVPLFAEAVHGKAMLGIVGRCLE, encoded by the coding sequence ATGACCGAACTCACCGTCGAGGCGGTCGACTCCCTCGACGCGGCGGGCCTCCCAGCCGGCGTCGACGCCCCGGAGTACGTCCTCTACGGCGGGAAAGGCGGCGTCGGGAAGACGACCTGTGCGGCCGCGACGGGGCTGGCGAGCGCGCGCGGTGGCACGTCAACGCTCGTCGTCTCGACTGATCCCGCACACTCGCTGTCGGACACCCTCGAAACGGAGATCCCGTCGGAGCCGGGGCGGATCGACGACGAAATTCCGCTGTTCGCGGTCGAGATCGATCCCGAGTCGGCGGGCGGGCCGTTCGCCCCCGATGACGGGGCGTTCGACGAAGATGCGTGGGACGACGACGCCGCGAGCGACGTGGGACTCGGCGGGCTCGAATCGCTGTTGGGCGAGGGCAGCCACCCCCTCGCGGGCGGCGCGATGCCCGGCGCGGACGAAGCCGCCGCGATGTCGCTTCTGATCGAGTACCTCGACGACCCGCGGTTCGAGCGGGTGGTCGTCGACACCGCGCCGACGGGCCACACGCTCAGACTGCTGGAGCTGCCCGACGTGATGGACTCGATGCTGGGCCGTCTGCTGTCGCTTCGGGAGTCTCTGTCGGGGGTGATGGGGAGCGTGAGCGGGCTGTTCGGCGGGGGGGACGACGATGCCGCCGCGAGCGCGAACCTCGACGAGCTATCCGCGAAGATCGAGCGCTTGCGGACGGCGCTCGAAGACCCGTCACGGACCGACTTCCGCGTCGTCATGGTCCCCGAGAAGATGAGCGTCGTCGAGAGCGAGCGGCTCGTCGGTCGATTGGAGGAGTTCGGCATCCCCGTCCGGACGGTCGTCGTCAACCGCGTCAGCGAGGATCTCACGTCCGTGACCGGCCTCGACGCGGACTGGTTCGTCGCCCCCGAGACCGAACACTGCGAGTTCTGCCGGCGACGATGGGAGGTCCAGCGCGACGCGCTCGCCCGGGCCCACGAACTGTTCCGCGGTCGAGAGGTGAAGCGGGTGCCGCTGTTCGCCGAGGCGGTACACGGCAAGGCGATGCTCGGGATCGTCGGCCGCTGTCTCGAGTGA
- a CDS encoding glycerate kinase type-2 family protein, producing the protein MFDRFETLAESPAHELALDCLAGGIDAVHPRRAVERHCALAGETLRIRNVEYDLSAHDSILVLGGGKAADELAAAFETLLGDRLDGGVVVTNERTADPTRVDVLEGEHPSPGEGSVSGARIVLDRACAADDRTLVIAAIAGGGSALLCAPASGLSVGDLRAVTDALLDAGASIDEINAVRRACSSIKGGGLAAAAAPATVVGVLVSDVVGDDPSVIASGPTVPTGVDLEAATAVLDRYDLDVPAVRARLAEPESSAPPDVDVENYVIASGRDAIDAAREVAADRGYETCVLSTRIEGEAAAAGRLHAAIGAEAADSGDPVEPPAVVLSGGETTVRVTGDGIGGPNGEFVLAAATGLPPDAVLSAVDTDGGDGSTDAAGGLVDGRTVDDPEAARAALADNDSYTFLDSKGALLRTGATGTNVNDLRVLVVP; encoded by the coding sequence ATGTTCGATCGGTTCGAGACGCTCGCCGAGTCGCCGGCCCACGAACTCGCGTTGGACTGTCTCGCGGGCGGCATCGACGCCGTCCATCCACGGCGGGCGGTCGAACGTCACTGCGCGCTCGCGGGCGAGACGCTTCGGATCCGGAACGTCGAGTACGACCTCTCGGCGCACGATTCGATCCTCGTGCTCGGCGGCGGGAAGGCGGCCGACGAGCTCGCGGCGGCGTTCGAGACGCTGCTCGGCGATCGGCTCGACGGCGGTGTAGTCGTCACGAACGAACGGACCGCCGACCCGACGCGCGTCGACGTGCTCGAGGGTGAGCACCCGTCGCCGGGCGAGGGGAGCGTTTCGGGTGCGCGAATCGTCCTCGACCGGGCCTGCGCGGCCGACGACCGGACGCTCGTCATCGCTGCGATCGCCGGCGGCGGCAGCGCGCTGCTTTGCGCCCCCGCGTCGGGGCTCTCGGTGGGCGATCTGCGTGCGGTCACCGACGCGCTCCTCGACGCCGGGGCGTCGATCGACGAGATCAACGCGGTTCGGCGCGCCTGCTCGTCGATCAAGGGCGGCGGGCTCGCGGCGGCCGCGGCTCCGGCGACCGTCGTCGGCGTCCTCGTCAGCGACGTCGTCGGCGACGATCCGTCGGTCATCGCGAGCGGCCCGACGGTCCCGACGGGCGTCGATCTCGAGGCCGCGACCGCCGTGCTCGATCGATACGATCTCGACGTGCCGGCCGTCCGCGCACGCCTCGCCGAACCGGAGTCGAGCGCTCCGCCGGACGTCGACGTCGAGAACTACGTCATTGCATCCGGTCGCGACGCGATCGACGCCGCCCGCGAGGTCGCCGCGGATCGAGGGTACGAAACGTGCGTCCTCTCGACGCGGATCGAGGGCGAGGCGGCGGCGGCCGGCCGGCTCCACGCCGCGATCGGGGCCGAAGCCGCCGACAGCGGTGATCCCGTCGAGCCACCGGCGGTCGTCCTCTCGGGCGGCGAGACGACGGTTCGCGTGACCGGCGACGGGATCGGCGGCCCAAACGGTGAGTTCGTCCTCGCCGCCGCTACGGGGCTCCCCCCGGACGCGGTCCTCAGTGCGGTCGACACCGACGGCGGCGACGGCAGCACCGACGCCGCCGGTGGGTTGGTCGACGGCCGGACGGTCGACGATCCCGAGGCCGCCCGCGCGGCGCTCGCGGACAACGACAGCTACACGTTCTTGGACTCGAAGGGCGCGCTCTTGCGGACGGGCGCGACGGGGACGAACGTCAACGATCTCCGCGTGCTCGTCGTCCCCTGA
- a CDS encoding SDR family oxidoreductase yields MSNRTVLITGCSSGIGRAAAYAFLDEEWQVYATARNPADIETLGEAGCDIGTIDVRNDEDVNRVIDRIIDEEGRLDALVNNAGYGQHGPLEDIDDELFAKQFDVNVFGPHRLVRAALPHMREREDGTIVNVSSLAGRVAAPGMGAYAASKHAIEGYSDSLRRELDPFGIDVSVVQPGPVQTSFRDRVDDELRRLDRTDAYEDLYEFQEDATLIGGDSPFAVHPAEVAEAIVEASVSPDPEPRYVVGRAAQLLVYASYLPDRIADQLFGAVRRFTS; encoded by the coding sequence ATGAGCAATCGGACGGTACTGATCACCGGCTGTTCGTCCGGCATCGGCCGGGCGGCCGCCTACGCGTTCTTGGACGAGGAGTGGCAGGTGTACGCGACCGCACGGAATCCCGCCGACATCGAGACGCTCGGCGAGGCCGGCTGTGACATCGGAACGATAGACGTTCGAAACGATGAGGACGTCAACCGGGTGATCGATCGGATCATCGACGAGGAGGGCCGCCTCGATGCGCTCGTGAACAACGCGGGCTACGGCCAGCACGGCCCCCTCGAGGACATCGACGACGAACTGTTCGCAAAGCAGTTCGACGTAAACGTCTTCGGCCCTCACCGACTCGTCCGCGCCGCGCTGCCGCACATGCGCGAGCGCGAGGACGGGACGATCGTCAACGTCTCCTCGCTCGCGGGGCGGGTCGCCGCGCCGGGGATGGGCGCGTACGCGGCGTCGAAACACGCGATCGAGGGGTACAGCGACTCGCTCAGACGCGAACTCGACCCGTTCGGGATCGATGTCAGCGTCGTCCAGCCCGGGCCGGTGCAGACGAGCTTCCGCGATCGGGTCGACGACGAGCTTCGGCGGCTCGATCGGACGGACGCCTACGAGGACCTCTACGAGTTCCAGGAGGACGCGACGCTCATCGGCGGCGACAGCCCGTTCGCCGTCCACCCCGCCGAGGTCGCGGAGGCGATCGTCGAGGCATCGGTGTCGCCCGACCCCGAGCCGCGGTACGTCGTCGGCCGGGCCGCGCAACTGCTGGTCTACGCCAGCTACCTGCCCGATCGGATCGCCGATCAGCTCTTCGGCGCGGTTCGGCGGTTCACCTCCTGA
- a CDS encoding chemotaxis protein CheW: protein MAAASNTQVLEFDLGTERYCIDIEFVSQIVDRQHITPLPNAPTHVEGVTDLRGETTTIVDPKVLFDIEATGDEDHIVVFDSDQLGEGSAMGWQIDMVHRVVDVAPDEIESSPIDGQTGIEGVIDRGEGEGFVIWVSPDAEPPE, encoded by the coding sequence ATGGCCGCCGCTTCGAACACTCAGGTCCTCGAGTTCGATCTCGGTACCGAACGGTACTGCATCGATATCGAATTCGTCAGCCAGATCGTCGACCGACAGCACATCACCCCGCTCCCGAACGCGCCGACCCACGTCGAGGGGGTGACCGACCTCCGCGGCGAGACGACGACGATCGTCGACCCAAAGGTGCTGTTCGACATCGAGGCGACCGGAGACGAGGATCACATCGTCGTCTTCGATTCGGACCAACTGGGCGAAGGCTCCGCGATGGGCTGGCAGATCGACATGGTCCACCGCGTCGTCGACGTCGCCCCCGACGAGATCGAGTCGTCGCCGATCGACGGGCAGACCGGGATCGAGGGAGTCATCGATCGCGGCGAGGGCGAGGGGTTCGTGATCTGGGTCTCGCCGGACGCCGAACCGCCCGAGTAG